The following coding sequences lie in one Paracidovorax avenae genomic window:
- a CDS encoding tetratricopeptide repeat protein: MSATATSTDPNRQHLETAREQIARGDLQQAALTLNQAQRTQPNDPRVFMLAGLMAEKAGNIPKAFDGLRRAVTLAPDWGPGQLELALLHARQNQMREAVELAEKVAAREPRNLVVLAGVVDIAHRAGHLDMAVRHLRRGLEMVPGDVQLRRLLARDLGDQGHHAEALEIWGALIDENPQDAEARLGRVKACIAAGTPAQAVADTTALMELAPGDSVVAYYTAIAHGVTPQHQPPELHRALFDELAGLYDQHMVAGLKYKLPKIAAGKILERYPDKRLNVLDLGCGTGLLGVCLGRLDGFLIGVDISLKMIEQAARHNVYDRFHTVNLLDALRDTPSSIYDVVAALDVFIYAGDLSDTVPDAFRLIVPNGNFLFSCETAPEDGPDLVLQASGRYAHRRSHAEAVCRAAGFTTVEIEDLVLRYDGNEPVQGFLVTARK; encoded by the coding sequence ATGAGCGCCACTGCCACCTCCACCGACCCGAACCGCCAACACCTCGAAACGGCGCGCGAGCAGATCGCGCGCGGCGACCTGCAGCAGGCGGCCCTCACGCTGAACCAGGCCCAGCGCACCCAGCCCAACGACCCGCGCGTGTTCATGCTGGCGGGCCTCATGGCCGAGAAGGCGGGCAACATCCCGAAGGCCTTCGACGGGCTGCGCCGCGCCGTGACGCTGGCACCCGACTGGGGTCCGGGCCAGCTGGAACTGGCCCTGCTGCACGCGCGCCAGAACCAGATGCGCGAAGCGGTGGAGCTGGCCGAGAAAGTCGCCGCGCGCGAGCCGCGCAACCTGGTGGTGCTTGCCGGCGTGGTGGACATCGCCCACCGCGCGGGCCACCTGGACATGGCCGTGCGCCACCTGCGCCGCGGCCTGGAGATGGTGCCCGGAGACGTGCAGCTGCGCCGCCTGCTGGCACGCGACCTCGGCGACCAGGGCCACCATGCAGAGGCGCTGGAAATCTGGGGCGCGCTCATCGACGAGAACCCGCAGGACGCCGAGGCCCGCCTGGGCCGCGTGAAGGCCTGCATCGCGGCCGGCACGCCGGCGCAGGCGGTGGCCGACACCACGGCGCTGATGGAACTCGCTCCCGGCGACTCGGTGGTGGCCTACTACACCGCCATCGCGCACGGCGTGACGCCGCAGCACCAGCCGCCGGAGCTGCACCGCGCGCTGTTCGACGAACTCGCGGGCCTCTACGACCAGCACATGGTCGCGGGCCTGAAGTACAAGCTGCCGAAGATCGCGGCCGGGAAGATCCTCGAACGCTACCCCGACAAGCGCCTCAATGTGCTGGACCTGGGCTGCGGCACGGGGCTGCTGGGCGTGTGCCTGGGCCGCCTCGACGGCTTCCTCATCGGCGTGGACATCTCCCTCAAGATGATCGAGCAGGCGGCCCGGCACAACGTGTACGACCGCTTCCACACCGTCAACCTGCTGGACGCGCTGCGCGACACCCCCTCTTCCATCTACGACGTGGTGGCGGCGCTGGACGTGTTCATCTACGCGGGCGACCTGTCGGACACCGTGCCCGACGCCTTCCGCCTGATCGTGCCGAACGGCAACTTCCTCTTCTCGTGCGAGACCGCCCCCGAGGACGGCCCGGACCTGGTGCTGCAGGCGAGCGGCCGCTACGCCCACAGGCGCAGCCACGCCGAGGCCGTGTGCCGGGCGGCGGGCTTCACGACGGTGGAGATCGAGGACCTGGTTCTGCGCTACGACGGCAACGAGCCCGTGCAGGGCTTCCTCGTGACGGCAAGGAAGTAA
- a CDS encoding acyl-CoA dehydrogenase family protein: MDFDFSEDQQSLRDAVRRWVDKGYAFERRRSIVAAGGFDRAAYGELAELGLTALTVPEAHDGLGQGAVDAMVAMEELGRGIVLEPLAQTFVASGVLVQCAPEAVQAAWLPRIASGEALVVLAHQERKARYRMDVCEAQATGSGDSATVTGAKSLVPAGDQADAFLVPAQHQGRMVLFLVERGAQGVATRGYVTQDGSRAAEVQFDNAPATLVAEDGLAALELAVDIGIASACAEAVGVMDQTVALTVDYMNQRKQFGVPIASFQALRHRVADMKMQLELARSMSYYASLKLGAPADERRRALSRAKVQLGQSMRFVGQQSVQLHGGIGVTDEYIGSHYFKKLTQLEMTWGDTLHHLGEVSARMQDTAGVFA, encoded by the coding sequence ATGGATTTCGATTTTTCTGAAGACCAGCAATCGCTGCGCGATGCGGTGCGGCGCTGGGTGGACAAAGGCTATGCGTTCGAGCGGCGCCGCTCCATCGTGGCGGCGGGTGGGTTCGATCGTGCGGCGTATGGCGAGCTGGCGGAACTGGGCCTGACGGCGCTGACGGTGCCGGAGGCGCACGACGGGCTGGGCCAGGGTGCGGTGGATGCGATGGTGGCGATGGAGGAACTGGGGCGCGGCATCGTGCTGGAGCCGCTGGCGCAGACGTTCGTGGCCAGCGGGGTGCTGGTGCAGTGCGCGCCCGAGGCGGTGCAGGCCGCGTGGCTGCCGCGCATCGCGAGTGGCGAGGCACTGGTGGTGCTGGCGCACCAGGAGCGCAAGGCACGCTACCGGATGGACGTGTGCGAGGCCCAGGCCACCGGTTCGGGCGACAGCGCCACGGTGACCGGTGCCAAGAGCCTCGTCCCCGCGGGCGACCAGGCCGATGCGTTCCTGGTGCCTGCGCAACACCAGGGCCGCATGGTCCTCTTCCTCGTCGAGCGCGGCGCGCAGGGCGTGGCCACGCGCGGCTACGTGACGCAGGACGGCAGCCGCGCGGCGGAGGTCCAGTTCGACAATGCGCCGGCCACGCTGGTCGCGGAGGACGGGCTGGCGGCACTCGAGCTCGCGGTGGACATCGGCATCGCATCTGCGTGCGCCGAGGCCGTGGGCGTGATGGACCAGACCGTGGCCCTCACCGTGGACTACATGAACCAGCGCAAGCAGTTCGGCGTGCCGATCGCGAGCTTCCAGGCGCTGCGGCACCGCGTGGCCGACATGAAGATGCAGCTGGAACTGGCCCGCTCGATGAGCTATTACGCCAGCCTGAAGCTCGGAGCCCCCGCCGATGAGCGCCGCCGCGCCCTGTCGCGCGCCAAGGTGCAGCTCGGGCAGTCGATGCGCTTCGTGGGCCAGCAGTCCGTGCAGCTGCACGGCGGCATCGGGGTGACCGACGAATACATCGGCAGCCACTACTTCAAGAAGCTCACGCAGCTGGAGATGACCTGGGGCGACACGCTGCACCACCTGGGCGAGGTGTCGGCGCGCATGCAGGACACGGCGGGCGTGTTCGCCTGA
- a CDS encoding glycoside hydrolase family 18 protein produces MRTPWTRTLGIACLAILAAPAWSGTAVSAHASTSAATPPREVVGYFTSWGIYARGYTAKSLATQGALPRITTLNYAFGGVAPAGADGSGPVGCRLGDAWADVERPWTAEESVDGTAVDGSQPLRGNFQQLRALKRLQPGLKLLVSLGGWNGSKWFSDAALTSASRSAFVKSCVDLFIRGRTGGEAEGDGPAAGVFDGIDIDWEHVAAEAAPGNIVRPEDTANFTLLLQEFRRQLDAIDPALRLTIAAPAGPQNSAKIELAAVAKTVDFINLMAYDLHVSSERRTNHQAALAPSPRDPDRAKDLSVLEAVGRYLQAGVPRSKLVVGAPLYSQGWSGVNPAGNGLYQPATGPAQGTYEAGVDDFKTVRAKPGFTRHRDAWSRAAWLFDGSTFWTFDDEQVVREKARIVRATGLRGMMFWELSGDGGELVRAAGEELSTGR; encoded by the coding sequence ATGAGGACACCCTGGACCCGCACCCTGGGCATCGCCTGCCTGGCCATCCTGGCCGCCCCTGCCTGGAGCGGCACGGCCGTGTCCGCCCACGCGTCGACCAGCGCCGCGACACCCCCACGCGAAGTGGTGGGCTACTTCACCTCCTGGGGCATCTATGCCCGCGGCTACACCGCGAAGAGCCTGGCCACCCAGGGCGCCCTGCCCCGCATCACCACCCTGAACTATGCGTTCGGCGGCGTGGCGCCCGCCGGCGCGGATGGGAGCGGCCCGGTGGGCTGCCGGCTCGGCGATGCGTGGGCCGACGTGGAGCGGCCCTGGACGGCCGAGGAAAGCGTGGACGGCACGGCGGTGGACGGCAGCCAGCCGCTGCGCGGCAACTTCCAGCAGCTGCGCGCGCTCAAGCGCCTGCAGCCCGGGCTGAAGCTGCTGGTCTCGCTGGGGGGATGGAACGGGTCGAAGTGGTTCTCCGACGCGGCCCTCACGAGCGCGTCGCGCAGCGCTTTCGTGAAGTCGTGCGTCGATCTCTTCATCCGCGGCCGCACCGGCGGAGAAGCCGAAGGCGACGGCCCGGCCGCGGGCGTGTTCGACGGCATCGACATCGACTGGGAGCACGTCGCCGCCGAGGCCGCACCGGGCAACATCGTGCGGCCGGAGGATACGGCGAACTTCACGCTGCTCCTGCAGGAGTTCCGCCGGCAGCTCGACGCGATCGACCCGGCGCTGCGCCTGACCATCGCGGCACCCGCGGGACCGCAGAACAGCGCGAAGATCGAGCTCGCGGCCGTGGCGAAGACGGTGGATTTCATCAACCTGATGGCCTACGACCTCCACGTTTCCTCGGAGCGCCGCACCAACCACCAGGCCGCGCTCGCCCCCAGCCCGCGCGATCCCGACCGGGCAAAGGATCTCTCGGTGTTGGAAGCCGTCGGCCGGTACCTGCAGGCGGGCGTGCCGCGCAGCAAGCTCGTGGTCGGCGCACCGCTGTACTCGCAGGGCTGGAGCGGCGTGAACCCGGCCGGCAACGGCCTCTACCAGCCGGCCACGGGCCCCGCGCAGGGCACCTACGAGGCCGGCGTGGACGATTTCAAGACCGTGCGCGCCAAGCCCGGTTTCACGCGCCACCGGGACGCGTGGTCGCGCGCGGCCTGGCTCTTCGACGGCAGCACGTTCTGGACCTTCGACGACGAACAGGTCGTGCGCGAGAAGGCACGCATCGTGCGGGCCACGGGCCTGCGCGGCATGATGTTCTGGGAGCTTTCCGGCGATGGCGGCGAGCTGGTGCGCGCGGCCGGAGAGGAGCTGTCCACGGGCCGCTGA